From Actinomycetota bacterium:
TCTCGGCCACACACCGGGTGACTGAACGCATGCCGGGACGGCATCTGAAGTTCCCGAGCCAGCGCGTGACGTGACGGCCGCCCGGCCCCGCGTGGAGGAGTCGTCACGCCAGCGTCCGCACGCCCGGGAACGGCGGCGACCCCGGCGCTGGCCGGCGGTGATCGCCGGCGTCTACGCCGCCGCGACCGCCGCCGCGATCGTGGCGTGGTTGCTGGTCGGCGATGTGTGGTGGACCCAGCCGGTGAACGCCACGACGTTCTACTGGTCGCTCCCGGCCGTGCCGCTGGGGGCGCTGGCCGTGCTCCGTCGTCGGTGGCGGGTTGCTCTCCTCCTCGGGGTGCCCGCAGGACTCTTCGTGACCGCCTACGGGGGGCTGTTCGTCGGCGCGCCCCCGGCCGCCGCCGGTGACGTCCGGGTCGCCTCCTACAACACCTACATCCGGTCGTCGGACCTGTCGCACGTGGTCAGGCTCGCACGCGTCGAGCAGCCGGATGTGCTCCTGGTCCAGGAGATCACGCCGCGGCGCGCCGCGGAGCTCGGAGCGCAGCTGGGCGACACCTACCCGCACCGCTGGTTCGGGGACGAGGTCGGACGGGTCGGTGGGGTCGGTCTGCTGTCGCGCTTCCCGATCGTTGCTCTCCGCCCGGTCCCATCCCCGCGACCAGCGTCACGGCCCACCGCGGTGGTCCACCTCGACGTCGGCGGCCGACCGTTGCAGGTCGTCCCCGTCCACCTGACGTCGCCCTGTCCCGACTGTGGGGCGTCGTTCCTCGGTCGACAGCGGTTCGAGGTCAACGCCCGCCGGGCGGAGATCGATGCGGCCCTGGCCGAACTCGATCCGGACGTCCCCGCGGTCGTCGGAGGCGACCTGAACTCGACCCGGCGGTCGGACCCCTACCGCCACCTGGCCGCGGCCGGCTTCCGTGACCCCCACATCGAGGCGGGGGCGGGGCCGGGGTTCACGTGGCCCGCTGGCACGGATCGGCTGCCCGACCGGCCTCTGCTGCGCATCGACTGGATCATGGCACGCGGGATGGTCCCCGTTGAGGCCTGGGTCGCGTCGACCGACGGGTCGGACCACCGCCCCGTCTTGGCCGATCTCGCCTGGCCGCGGGGGGCGGCGAGGTGACCGAGGTCCCCCACGAGCTCCGCGATGAGCGGTACTGCTACCTCACCACCACCCAGCGGGTGACCGGCCGGCGCCACACCGCCGAGCTGTGGTTCGTGCCGGCCGAGGGAGGGGTGTACCTGTTCAGCGGGTCGGGGGGGCTGACGACCTGGTGCCTGAACCTGCAGGCGTCCGAGCAGGGCGTGGTCCGCATCGACGGGCGGTCGTGGTTGGCCCGGGCGGCGTTCCTGGGTGAGGACG
This genomic window contains:
- a CDS encoding endonuclease/exonuclease/phosphatase family protein, producing MTAARPRVEESSRQRPHARERRRPRRWPAVIAGVYAAATAAAIVAWLLVGDVWWTQPVNATTFYWSLPAVPLGALAVLRRRWRVALLLGVPAGLFVTAYGGLFVGAPPAAAGDVRVASYNTYIRSSDLSHVVRLARVEQPDVLLVQEITPRRAAELGAQLGDTYPHRWFGDEVGRVGGVGLLSRFPIVALRPVPSPRPASRPTAVVHLDVGGRPLQVVPVHLTSPCPDCGASFLGRQRFEVNARRAEIDAALAELDPDVPAVVGGDLNSTRRSDPYRHLAAAGFRDPHIEAGAGPGFTWPAGTDRLPDRPLLRIDWIMARGMVPVEAWVASTDGSDHRPVLADLAWPRGAAR
- a CDS encoding nitroreductase family deazaflavin-dependent oxidoreductase — its product is MTEVPHELRDERYCYLTTTQRVTGRRHTAELWFVPAEGGVYLFSGSGGLTTWCLNLQASEQGVVRIDGRSWLARAAFLGEDDERRVEALNAFHDKYDPPGKDRTEPWIRNAVVAHVVLVREVV